DNA from Candidatus Binataceae bacterium:
TTAAGCAGGAATACGACCAACTTCAAAAATACGGCCAATGGTTGACCAAGAAGGTACCGGATGGCGCTTTAGTCTTTTTGACTCACCATACTCTAGTTCCAGAAGGCTTTCTCACGCACTCGAAATACGGCTCTACGATCAGATCTTTCTGCTACTGGAGATCGGTTTACGCCTGGCTGGAAGAGGCTCGCCAAGGAAGTCCTGGCTTTGTCGGAATCGTGAACGACTTAATCGGCGAATTTTCACATTTTCTATCGGAGAGGCGCATGACGGATCTCAATCGCGGCGACTTAGATACTCTCAGTCCCTTTTTGTCAAAAGACCTTTACGGAAAATTAGAGGAATTGACGGACTTCATAAGAAAACAGATTGATTTATTACCAGAGTTTAGTGACTACACCTGGTGGTCGAAACCGCTGAGTCGAGGTCACTTCGCGGAGCGCGGCCTTCGCGACGGCGCGAAACATCCGACGCTGGGATCGACCACGATCGAATGGGGCTTGGCGGCCGATGACAACGCGGATTTCTTCCAACAAGTAAGTCCTGGAGTTGGCCTCCAGTTCTTTGTATATGTGCAACGGCCATCAGGCGGCTTCTCGGCGCTAGACGAGAAGCGATTCGGCGCCTGGAAGTTGCTTGGACAAGGCGGTGGTTACGAATGGCGCGGACAAACGGAAACCGCCGATCAGTTCCTGTCCGGCGGCTCATTCACGGAGAGCGTATTCGCATGGTTGAAGCCAAAAATAAAGGACGCTCTTGAAATGTTGAAGGTTCTTAGCACCGTCGGATGAAGCGCAGCCGACAGGTGTTGTGGCACATGCTCGAACCGCTCGCGCACGGGCGCTCTTCGAGCGCTACTCTTTCGCCGAGCAAAGCTACCTTGGCCTCAGACTTTGTTGCGCGCGAGCAGGCCGCGCGCGATCACTAATGCCTGAATCTCGTTGGTGCCTTCGCCGATCATCATCAGCGGGGCGTCGCGATAGAAGCGCTCGACCGGAAATTCCGCCATGTAGCCGTAGCCGCCGAGCACCCGTAGCGCGTCGAGCGTGATCTTCGCGCAGGCCTCCGAGGCGAACAGCTTGGCCATCCCGGCTTCGACGTCGCAACGTTCGCCGGCGTCTTTTTTTTGCGCCGCATGCTCGACCATCAGGCGCGACGCCTGCAGACGCGTCCCCATGTCGGCGAGCATCAGCTGCACCGCCTGATGCTGCGCGATGGGCTTGCCGAAAGCCGTCCGCTGCTGCGCATAGCGAATCGCGTTGTCGAAGGCTGCCTGGCCGACGCCGACCGCACGCGCGGCCACGTTGATCCGGCCGACTTCGAGCGCGCTCATCACCTGCTTGAAGCCCTGACCCTCGCGTCCGCCGATCAGATTGGCCGCGGGCACGTCGAGCTCCTCAAGCTGGACCTCACAGGTGTCGATGCCCTTGTAGCCGAGTTTCTTGAGCTGGCGGCTGACGGTCGGCCCGTGCGCGTTCTTCTCGACCGCGAAGAGGCTGATTCCTGCGTAGGCCGGTTCGGCCTTGGGATCGGTCTTGGCGGCGACGGCGAGCATCGTGCCGTAGCGGGCGTTGGTGATGAACATCTTGCTGCCGTTGAGCACGTAATTATCGCCGGCGCGGGTCGCGGCCGTGCGGATCGACTGGACGTCGCTGCCGGCGTGCGGTTCGGTCAGGGCGAGGCCGCCGCGCTTCTCGCCGGCGGCCATCGCGGGCAAAAAGCGCCGTTGCTGTTCGGCGGTCCCATGATTTGCGATCACGTGGCCCATGATCAGATGGCTGTTGATCACGCCCGCGAGACTCATCCAGCCGCGCGAGAGTTCGCTCATGATCCGCGCGTAGCTGACGAAGCTCAG
Protein-coding regions in this window:
- a CDS encoding acyl-CoA dehydrogenase family protein; the encoded protein is MDEALDREIVEAVRRFVDRDVIPVATELEHADEYPHALVAKMKELGLFGATIPVEHGGLGLSFVSYARIMSELSRGWMSLAGVINSHLIMGHVIANHGTAEQQRRFLPAMAAGEKRGGLALTEPHAGSDVQSIRTAATRAGDNYVLNGSKMFITNARYGTMLAVAAKTDPKAEPAYAGISLFAVEKNAHGPTVSRQLKKLGYKGIDTCEVQLEELDVPAANLIGGREGQGFKQVMSALEVGRINVAARAVGVGQAAFDNAIRYAQQRTAFGKPIAQHQAVQLMLADMGTRLQASRLMVEHAAQKKDAGERCDVEAGMAKLFASEACAKITLDALRVLGGYGYMAEFPVERFYRDAPLMMIGEGTNEIQALVIARGLLARNKV